One window from the genome of Salvia splendens isolate huo1 chromosome 9, SspV2, whole genome shotgun sequence encodes:
- the LOC121749333 gene encoding uncharacterized protein LOC121749333, with the protein MGMTKQSKSNGEGWGMGFLLVFFSEEDENQESSNRKSNNLNQFSPSPSFTRTNSSQIIHKAQSTISICLLLLFTSLLLFTLSTLPSATSRRHLTSPSNLSHALQGMGTLYRRGTRAMTELVVAHAVESLTQNELKLFLRLFHRSPLASKSDLLIIFPSNSAAHDAAILEENDSFLNLLTRYQSSNISLSSPSFDVAQFTKLTKREKEIGEPIWGRKTRRNSTGAAESTRLSYGSVAGFDVEELDPENSLSGFLDHVPMNLRRWACYPMLLGRVRRNFKHVMIVDVREFLVLGDPLGRVRTQGAESVLVSAVGKHGKRNSERTHPVRVHSGVLMGGSRGIRRVCSKMLTDIVRASMQQQHRKKRNSVADAVLFNQLVQNDNVLKEVKLMVSTESMPELSSLGSKSGWHNLLKSNNSDGLIRVGNPNLDVNSQVMKQLCSFAVDSTVYSDCQ; encoded by the coding sequence ATGGGAATGACAAAACAGAGCAAGAGCAATGGCGAAGGCTGGGGAATGGGATTCCTCCTAGTTTTCTTCTCCGAAGAAGATGAAAATCAAGAATCCAGCAACCGAAAATCCAACAATCTCAATCAATTCTCCCCTTCTCCCTCCTTCACCCGCACCAATTCATCCCAAATCATCCACAAAGCCCAATCCACAATCTCCATctgcctcctcctcctcttcaccTCTCTCCTCCTCTTCACCCTCTCCACCCTCCCCTCCGCCACCTCCCGCCGCCACCTCACCTCCCCCTCCAATCTCTCTCATGCATTGCAAGGAATGGGCACCCTCTACCGCCGCGGCACCAGAGCAATGACCGAACTCGTCGTCGCTCACGCAGTCGAGTCGCTAACTCAGAACGAGCTGAAACTCTTCCTCCGCCTCTTCCACCGCTCCCCCCTCGCCTCAAAATCCGATCTTTTGATCATATTCCCCTCCAATTCCGCCGCCCACGACGCCGCCATCCTCGAAGAGAACGACTCGTTCCTCAACCTCCTGACTCGGTACCAATCCAGCAACATTTCTCTCTCATCACCGAGTTTCGATGTGGCCCAGTTCACGAAACTCACCAAGAGGGAGAAAGAAATCGGCGAGCCCATCTGGGGCCGGAAAACTCGCAGGAATTCCACTGGCGCCGCCGAGTCGACTCGGCTGAGTTACGGCTCGGTGGCGGGTTTCGACGTGGAGGAACTCGACCCGGAGAACTCGCTATCCGGGTTCCTGGATCATGTTCCGATGAATTTACGGAGATGGGCCTGTTACCCGATGCTATTGGGCCGGGTCAGGAGGAATTTCAAGCACGTGATGATAGTCGACGTGAGGGAATTTTTAGTACTCGGAGACCCACTCGGCCGAGTCAGGACTCAGGGGGCCGAGTCAGTCCTGGTCAGCGCGGTGGGCAAACACGGGAAGAGAAACTCGGAGAGAACTCACCCGGTCCGGGTCCACTCGGGCGTGTTGATGGGCGGGTCGAGAGGGATTAGGAGAGTATGCAGCAAGATGCTGACGGATATCGTCAGGGCTTCGATGCAGCAACAGCACAGGAAGAAGAGAAACTCGGTGGCCGACGCGGTGCTTTTCAACCAACTCGTTCAAAACGACAACGTTTTGAAGGAAGTGAAGTTGATGGTGTCGACGGAGTCGATGCCCGAGTTGAGTTCACTCGGCTCGAAATCGGGTTGGCATAATTTGTTGAAGAGTAATAATAGTGATGGGTTGATTAGGGTTGGAAATCCCAATTTGGATGTTAATTCCCAGGTAATGAAGCAATTATGCTCGTTTGCTGTAGATTCTACAGTTTATAGTGATTGTCAGTAG